In Triticum urartu cultivar G1812 chromosome 6, Tu2.1, whole genome shotgun sequence, the following proteins share a genomic window:
- the LOC125514207 gene encoding ATPase family AAA domain-containing protein 3-B-like has protein sequence MAAAAAKVGAAVLSAGAALAASSQRVNAEGGSGFRFPGFSSPAPAPAPAPAPGGPPPAAPAAEEAPPKPRNDNPRTTAAGFDPDALERAVELLREFEKRDDADVKKSFAHANKREETRQAEFAARKADYLKEAAQIELERTRVEYEEKKKLAQSQAEIKAQVARYEDELRRKRAQHEHEAQRARNQELVKMQEESAIKLEQLRRQSEEEINEIRRRTEKEKARIEQETMRLQKMADAEAKALELQLSEDVKRRLLIERANAEREKWVQAINTTFEHIGGGLRTILTDQNKLVVAVGGATALAAGIYTTREGARVVWGYVDRILGQPSLIRESSRGKYPWSGVPSRAMSTVTSKLKNGSNLGKDGKGFGDVILNPSLQKRVNQLANATANTKLHQAPFRNMLFYGPPGTGKTMAARELARESGLDYALMTGGDVAPLGSQAVTKIHQLFDWAKKSNRGLLLFIDEADAFLCERNKTYMSEAQRSALNALLFRTGDQSKDIVLALATNRPGDLDSAVADRIDEVLEFPLPGEEERSKLVKLYLDKYIVKAGEKRKGLFSFFRRQPQKIAVKGITDELIREAAAKTDGFSGREIAKLMASVQAAVYGSTECELTPGLFREVVDYKVAEHQQRRKIAGHA, from the exons atggccgccgccgccgcgaagGTCGGGGCCGCCGTCCTCTCCGCCGGGGCGGCCCTCGCCGCGTCCTCCCAGAGGGTGAACGCGGAGGGCGGCTCGGGGTTCCGCTTCCCCGGCTTCTCCTCCCCCGCCCCCGCCCCTGCCCCCGCACCCGCCCCAGGCgggccgccgcccgccgcgcccGCCGCGGAGGAGGCGCCGCCCAAGCCCCGGAACGACAACCCGCGGACCACCGCCGCGGGGTTCGACCCCGACGCGCTGGAGCGCGCGGTCGAGCTGCTGCGCGAATTCGAAAAGAGAGATGATGCTGATGTCAAAAAG TCGTTCGCCCATGCTAACAAGCGGGAGGAGACGCGGCAAGCGGAGTTCGCTGCAAGGAAGGCCGACTACCTGAAGGAGGCTGCGCAGATCGAGCTC GAGAGGACACGTGTAGAGTATGAAGAGAAGAAAAAGCTTGCGCAAAGTCAAGCTGAAATAAAGGCACAAGTAGCTCGATATGAGGATGAGCTACGAAGGAAGAGAGCGCAGCATGAGCATGAGGCACAGAGGGCAAGAAACCAGGAGCTCGTGAAGATGCAAGAAGAATCTGCAATTAAGCTAGAACAGCTGAGACGCCAGAGTGAAGAGGAAATCAATGAAATACGGAGACGGACAGAGAAGGAAAAGGCACGAATAGAGCAGGAGACTATGAGACTGCAAAAAATGGCAGATGCGGAGGCGAAAGCACTTGAACTGCAACTGTCTGAAGATGTGAAACGGCGATTGCTTATTGAGCGGGCAAATGCTGAGCGGGAGAAGTGGGTCCAAGCAATAAATACAACTTTTGAGCATATAGGAG GTGGTCTCCGGACGATATTAACTGATCAGAATAAGCTAGTAGTAGCAGTTGGAGGCGCAACTGCACTTGCAGCTGGGATTTACACAACAAG GGAAGGTGCAAGAGTAGTCTGGGGTTATGTTGACCGTATTCTGGGTCAGCCATCACTGATCAGAGAGTCATCACGAGGGAAGTATCCTTGGTCAGGTGTCCCTTCACGTGCTATGAGTACTGTGACTAGCAAACTGAAAAATGGGAGCAATCTGGGGAAGGATGGGAAAGGTTTTGGTGATGTCATTCTGAATCCATCTCTTCAGAAGAGAGTGAACCAACTAGCTAATGCCACCGCAAACACGAAGCTTCACCAAGCCCCCTTTAGGAACATGCTTTTCTATGGGCCTCCTGGCACAGGGAAAACAATGGCAGCAAGAGAACTTGCTCGCGAATCT GGACTAGATTATGCACTGATGACTGGTGGAGATGTTGCACCATTAGGATCGCAAGCAGTCACCAAGATTCATCAGTTATTTGACTGGGCAAAGAAATCTAATAGAGGTTTACTCCTCTTCATTGATGAAGCTGACGCTTTCCTGTGCGA ACGGAACAAGACATACATGAGCGAAGCTCAAAGGAGTGCTCTGAATGCTCTCCTTTTCCGGACAGGTGACCAGTCCAAGGACATTGTGCTTGCACTAGCAACCAACCGGCCTGGTGACCTTGACTCCGCTGTTGCTGACCGTATCGATGAGGTTCTTGAATTCCCCCTGCCTGGGGAAGAAGAGAGGTCCAAGCTTGTCAAGCTATACCTTGACAAGTACATAGTGAAGGCTGGCGAAAAGCGAAAGGGCTTGTTCAGCTTCTTCCGCCGCCAGCCTCAGAAGATAGCGGTGAAGGGGATCACCGACGAGTTGATCCGGGAGGCTGCCGCCAAGACCGATGGCTTCTCTGGAAGAGAGATTGCGAAGCTGATGGCGAGCGTGCAGGCCGCTGTGTACGGGAGCACGGAGTGCGAGCTGACCCCGGGCCTGTTCCGCGAGGTTGTAGATTACAAGGTCGCCGAGCACCAGCAGAGGAGAAAGATAGCTGGTCATGCCTAG
- the LOC125514208 gene encoding uncharacterized protein LOC125514208 isoform X2 produces MVGIFSRFSSGAGHRRAKSAEVVETLAPNMETGESEPAADPGDSPHGIEVGIEFKPVEHPVEPVNLDQPVKCPLPEPSILHDGRIWQERMSTAGGRPRTDLPVVKEGSQLEPDSSTTRSRSAVRRRAILPSVSAPEHNILALLDECDVPETQRPAE; encoded by the exons ATGGTCGGAATCTTCTCCAGGTTCTCTTCCGGCGCCGGCCACCGCCGCGCCAAGAGTGCC GAGGTTGTGGAGACATTGGCGCCCAACATGGAGACCGGGGAGTCTGAGCCGGCAGCCGATCCTGGAGATAGCCCACACGGCATTGAGGTCGGCATCGAGTTCAAGCCGGTGGAGCACCCTGTGGAGCCTGTCAACCTTGACCAACCAGTGAAATGCCCGCTTCCTGAGCCATCTATACTGCAT GATGGGAGGATATGGCAAGAGAGGATGTCTACAGCGGGCGGGAGGCCGAGGACAGACCTGCCGGTCGTGAAGGAAGGATCACAGCTCGAGCCCGACAGCAGCACCACAAGGTCGCGGTCTGCGGTCCGGAGGCGCGCCATACTGCCCTCCGTGAGCGCCCCTGAGCATAACATCCTGGCGCTGCTTGACGAGTGCGACGTGCCTGAGACCCAGCGCCCTGCTGAATGA
- the LOC125514208 gene encoding uncharacterized protein LOC125514208 isoform X1: MVGIFSRFSSGAGHRRAKSAVEVVETLAPNMETGESEPAADPGDSPHGIEVGIEFKPVEHPVEPVNLDQPVKCPLPEPSILHDGRIWQERMSTAGGRPRTDLPVVKEGSQLEPDSSTTRSRSAVRRRAILPSVSAPEHNILALLDECDVPETQRPAE; this comes from the exons ATGGTCGGAATCTTCTCCAGGTTCTCTTCCGGCGCCGGCCACCGCCGCGCCAAGAGTGCCGTA GAGGTTGTGGAGACATTGGCGCCCAACATGGAGACCGGGGAGTCTGAGCCGGCAGCCGATCCTGGAGATAGCCCACACGGCATTGAGGTCGGCATCGAGTTCAAGCCGGTGGAGCACCCTGTGGAGCCTGTCAACCTTGACCAACCAGTGAAATGCCCGCTTCCTGAGCCATCTATACTGCAT GATGGGAGGATATGGCAAGAGAGGATGTCTACAGCGGGCGGGAGGCCGAGGACAGACCTGCCGGTCGTGAAGGAAGGATCACAGCTCGAGCCCGACAGCAGCACCACAAGGTCGCGGTCTGCGGTCCGGAGGCGCGCCATACTGCCCTCCGTGAGCGCCCCTGAGCATAACATCCTGGCGCTGCTTGACGAGTGCGACGTGCCTGAGACCCAGCGCCCTGCTGAATGA